A single genomic interval of Granulicella tundricola MP5ACTX9 harbors:
- a CDS encoding acyl-CoA dehydrogenase produces the protein MFGLTDEQESLRREVRSFAAKEVLPGREERDETSEFPHGIVKKLGEMGLMGVIFPEELGGSGLGYVEYVLAIEELSRVDGSVGIIVASHNSLCTNHLMLAGNEEQKKRWVTKLATGEWLGAWGLTEPGSGSDAGGMRTTAVRRGDEWVLNGGKTFITNGTYANCALVLAVTDKEKKTHGGISAFLVERGTKGFRAGKKENKLGLRASDTAELIFEDCVVPAENLVGVEGAGFKDAMRVLDGGRISIAALSLGIARGALDAAMKYATERRQFGKAISEFQAIQFKLATMATELDAAWLLTMRAARMKDAGENVTLESSMAKLYASEVACRICDEGVQIHGGYGFIKDYPAEKFYRDVKLCTIGEGTSEIQRMVIARELLKRL, from the coding sequence ATGTTTGGATTGACGGATGAGCAGGAGTCTTTACGGCGGGAGGTTCGGTCGTTTGCGGCTAAGGAGGTTCTGCCCGGGCGCGAGGAGCGGGATGAGACGAGTGAGTTTCCGCATGGGATCGTGAAGAAGCTCGGGGAGATGGGGTTGATGGGAGTGATCTTTCCAGAGGAGCTGGGTGGGTCCGGGTTGGGGTATGTGGAGTATGTGCTGGCGATCGAAGAGCTCTCACGGGTGGATGGGAGTGTGGGGATTATTGTGGCTTCGCATAACTCGCTCTGCACGAATCACCTGATGCTGGCGGGAAATGAGGAGCAGAAGAAGCGGTGGGTGACGAAGCTTGCGACGGGTGAGTGGCTGGGGGCCTGGGGGTTGACGGAGCCGGGGTCGGGGAGCGATGCGGGGGGGATGCGGACTACTGCTGTTCGGCGAGGGGATGAGTGGGTGCTGAATGGGGGGAAGACGTTTATTACGAACGGGACCTATGCCAACTGTGCGCTGGTACTGGCGGTGACGGATAAGGAGAAGAAGACGCATGGGGGGATCTCGGCGTTCCTGGTGGAGCGGGGGACGAAGGGGTTCAGGGCAGGGAAGAAGGAGAACAAGCTGGGGTTGCGGGCGAGCGATACGGCGGAGCTGATCTTTGAGGATTGTGTGGTGCCGGCGGAGAACTTGGTGGGCGTGGAGGGTGCGGGCTTCAAGGATGCGATGCGGGTGCTGGATGGTGGGAGGATCTCGATTGCGGCGTTGAGCCTGGGGATTGCGCGTGGGGCGCTGGACGCGGCGATGAAGTATGCGACGGAGCGGCGGCAGTTTGGGAAGGCGATCAGCGAGTTCCAGGCGATCCAGTTCAAGCTGGCGACGATGGCGACGGAGCTGGACGCGGCGTGGCTGTTGACGATGCGGGCGGCGAGGATGAAGGATGCGGGGGAGAATGTGACGTTGGAAAGCAGCATGGCGAAGCTGTATGCAAGCGAGGTGGCGTGCCGGATCTGCGATGAAGGTGTGCAGATTCACGGGGGGTACGGGTTCATCAAGGACTATCCGGCGGAGAAGTTTTATCGGGATGTGAAGCTGTGCACGATTGGGGAAGGGACGAGCGAGATACAGAGGATGGTGATCGCGCGGGAGTTGCTGAAACGGCTGTAG
- a CDS encoding acyltransferase family protein: MTSAPSVLPFVRVAPRVLSIDVLRGLTIALMILVNDPGDAGCVYPQLQHAEWNGYTAADLVFPNFLFLGGASLVFSLQGRIERGADRWELARGLGRRGVNLIALKLVLAMLPSFRLRRIRIFGVLFRTAVCSVAGGLILLGTLEIPMLVGIVGAMLTGYYGALRISFGRMNAPLLDPENNLAAALDRKVAHLLHGELHTGALYNVTHDPEGLLSSVPAVGTTLLGAVAALVMRHPRLTQGQKVGVLAASGVGALGVGSVWGRSFPVNKNLWTSSYVLVAGGWSLLALGGIYWCLDVRRPSARTLRAIRPAQIFGANALVAYAVSVAGHKVARTVHVPCDGHSVSLRTFAYRRGFARGGSTRLRSLGFAVAYAAVCFLPNLILWRRKVFVKI; the protein is encoded by the coding sequence ATGACTTCGGCCCCTTCCGTTTTACCCTTCGTGCGTGTTGCGCCGCGTGTGCTTTCGATCGATGTGCTGCGGGGATTGACGATTGCTTTGATGATCCTGGTGAACGATCCGGGGGATGCGGGGTGCGTTTATCCGCAGCTGCAACATGCGGAGTGGAACGGGTATACGGCGGCGGACCTGGTGTTTCCGAACTTTCTGTTTCTGGGTGGGGCTTCGCTGGTTTTTTCGTTGCAGGGAAGGATCGAACGGGGAGCGGATCGGTGGGAGTTGGCACGCGGGTTGGGGCGGCGCGGGGTGAACCTGATTGCGCTGAAGCTGGTACTGGCGATGCTGCCTTCGTTTCGGCTGAGGCGGATCAGAATCTTTGGGGTGCTGTTTCGGACGGCGGTCTGTTCGGTTGCGGGGGGACTGATTCTGCTGGGAACGTTGGAGATTCCGATGCTGGTGGGGATCGTGGGGGCGATGCTGACGGGGTACTACGGGGCGCTGCGGATTTCATTTGGGAGGATGAACGCGCCGCTGCTGGACCCGGAGAATAATCTGGCCGCGGCGCTGGACCGCAAGGTGGCGCACTTGCTGCATGGGGAGCTTCATACGGGTGCGCTGTATAACGTGACGCATGATCCGGAGGGGCTGCTGAGCTCGGTTCCGGCGGTGGGGACTACGCTGCTGGGGGCGGTGGCGGCGCTGGTGATGCGGCATCCGAGGCTTACGCAGGGGCAGAAGGTGGGAGTGCTGGCGGCGAGTGGGGTGGGGGCGCTGGGGGTGGGGAGTGTTTGGGGACGATCGTTTCCGGTGAACAAGAATCTCTGGACGAGCAGCTATGTGCTGGTGGCTGGAGGTTGGTCGCTGCTGGCGCTGGGGGGGATTTACTGGTGTCTGGATGTGCGGCGGCCTTCGGCGCGGACGCTGCGAGCGATCCGCCCGGCGCAGATCTTTGGGGCGAATGCGCTGGTGGCTTATGCGGTTTCGGTTGCGGGGCATAAGGTGGCTCGGACGGTGCATGTGCCTTGTGACGGGCATTCGGTTTCGTTGCGGACGTTTGCTTATCGGAGGGGGTTTGCGCGGGGTGGGTCTACTCGGCTGCGGTCGCTGGGGTTTGCGGTGGCTTATGCTGCGGTTTGCTTTCTGCCTAACCTGATTCTTTGGCGGCGGAAGGTGTTTGTGAAGATCTAG
- a CDS encoding energy transducer TonB, whose protein sequence is MFPDRTLFDDSLFSSAPTQISKTKKWATTAAIAAQIAILALILIAPLLHPATLAMAMTGPTVILANPPRPIPKPIPVKPAEATHTSTTPSSPSPAQPAALLARSYGHIIPGIPPDEPSLAPIGSTNTMGTPTGIASGIPSISGGGATVVKAASPQKVRLSSGVTSGMLLTPIHPTYPPIARAAHQEGTVVLTATIDKTGKIVGLQVTSGPAMLRSSALEAVSAAHYKPYLLNGDPTEVETTISVIFHLGS, encoded by the coding sequence ATGTTTCCAGATCGCACTTTATTTGACGACAGTCTCTTCTCCTCCGCCCCCACCCAAATCTCCAAGACAAAAAAATGGGCGACCACCGCCGCCATAGCCGCCCAGATTGCCATCCTGGCCCTCATCCTCATCGCTCCTCTCCTCCACCCCGCCACCCTCGCCATGGCGATGACCGGCCCCACCGTCATCCTCGCCAACCCGCCCCGCCCCATCCCCAAACCAATCCCCGTAAAACCCGCCGAGGCCACCCACACCTCCACAACCCCCTCCTCCCCATCACCAGCCCAACCCGCAGCCCTCCTCGCCCGTTCCTACGGACACATCATCCCCGGCATCCCACCAGACGAGCCCTCCCTCGCCCCCATCGGCAGCACAAATACCATGGGCACCCCCACCGGCATAGCCTCAGGCATCCCATCGATCTCCGGTGGCGGCGCAACCGTAGTCAAAGCCGCCTCACCCCAAAAGGTCCGCCTCTCCTCCGGCGTTACCTCCGGCATGCTCCTCACCCCCATCCACCCCACCTACCCACCCATAGCCCGCGCCGCCCACCAGGAAGGCACCGTCGTCCTCACCGCCACCATTGACAAGACCGGCAAAATCGTAGGCCTGCAAGTCACCAGCGGCCCCGCCATGCTCCGCTCCTCGGCCCTTGAAGCCGTAAGCGCCGCCCATTACAAGCCCTACCTCCTCAACGGAGATCCCACAGAAGTCGAAACCACCATCTCCGTCATCTTCCACCTGGGCTCATAA
- a CDS encoding VTT domain-containing protein, whose product MPIALVFFVHYAYAILFLWVLVEQMGVPIPSIPVLLMAGTLSATHRVSAVGALLMVLLACLAADSIWYALGRRFGNSVLQLLCRFSFEASTCVSKTEGYFHKRGAVTLLFAKFVPGLSTVAAPIAGQTGMPYPRFVLYDMGGSVIWALAYLLAGRFFGDVAQKSSKFFGMLGHFAVVIFVLMVFGIMLYRLWNQRKFLASVRSLRLEPAELYSMIEMAEEQGNIPPFIVDLRHPLDYLPDPRVLPGAVRVSPAELTAHQSLLPRDRDVILYCTCPSEETSGKVALQLHKFGINRVRPLLGGFEGWRDGGYPLVEYVPPAAAAELTNPVTAAPVGAVAS is encoded by the coding sequence ATGCCCATCGCACTCGTCTTCTTCGTGCATTACGCTTACGCCATCCTGTTCCTGTGGGTGTTGGTGGAGCAGATGGGTGTGCCGATTCCTTCGATTCCGGTGCTGCTGATGGCGGGGACGCTTTCGGCTACGCATCGGGTGAGTGCGGTGGGTGCGCTGTTGATGGTGCTGCTGGCCTGTCTGGCGGCGGACTCGATCTGGTATGCGCTGGGGCGGCGGTTCGGGAACTCTGTGCTGCAACTGCTTTGCCGGTTCTCGTTTGAGGCTTCTACCTGTGTTTCAAAGACCGAGGGCTACTTTCATAAGCGCGGGGCGGTGACGCTGCTGTTTGCGAAGTTTGTGCCGGGACTTTCGACGGTGGCTGCGCCGATTGCGGGGCAGACGGGGATGCCGTATCCGCGATTCGTGCTGTACGACATGGGCGGATCGGTGATCTGGGCGTTGGCTTATCTGCTGGCGGGGCGGTTCTTTGGCGATGTGGCGCAGAAGAGCTCCAAGTTCTTTGGGATGCTGGGGCACTTTGCGGTCGTGATCTTTGTGCTGATGGTGTTCGGGATCATGCTGTACCGGTTGTGGAATCAGCGGAAGTTCCTGGCCAGTGTGCGGTCGCTGCGGCTGGAGCCTGCGGAGCTGTACAGCATGATCGAGATGGCGGAGGAGCAGGGGAATATTCCTCCGTTTATCGTCGATCTGCGGCATCCGCTGGATTATCTGCCGGACCCTCGGGTGCTGCCGGGTGCGGTGCGGGTGAGCCCGGCTGAGTTGACGGCACATCAGTCGCTGCTGCCTCGGGACCGGGATGTGATTTTGTACTGCACTTGTCCGTCGGAAGAGACGAGCGGCAAGGTGGCGTTGCAGTTGCACAAGTTTGGGATCAACCGGGTTCGGCCGCTGCTGGGCGGGTTTGAAGGGTGGCGGGACGGTGGGTATCCGCTGGTGGAGTATGTTCCTCCGGCTGCTGCTGCGGAGTTGACGAATCCGGTTACGGCGGCTCCTGTGGGTGCGGTGGCTTCTTAA
- a CDS encoding alpha/beta fold hydrolase, with protein sequence MKAFLYGLLALCVVVGATAGLTFYFNPLWVNDLRIRNHMWRQHVQSKYVQVDGYRVHYYEAVTPDRLLRAGSPKGGVPLVLVHGLGSRGEDWSPMIPTLAASGFHVYVPDLLGYGRSERPDVGYSVSLEEQTVVDYMKVMGVPRADVAGWSMGGWIAMKLTLDHPEMVERLVVYDSAGVYFPPTFDASLFTPTDTPGLMKLSAMLTPHPKPFPGFVARAAIRKLHGSGWVIRRSVTAMTSGKDLLDFRLHEIHKPTLIVWGSDDKLIPLSAGEEMHDRIAGSSLLVIGGCGHLAPGECTRPVLRGTLAFLHADPPMRGGQRVVPGVAAHP encoded by the coding sequence ATGAAGGCATTTTTGTACGGGCTTTTGGCTTTGTGCGTGGTGGTGGGGGCTACGGCGGGACTGACCTTCTACTTCAATCCGTTGTGGGTGAACGATCTGCGGATCAGGAACCACATGTGGCGGCAGCATGTGCAGAGCAAGTACGTGCAGGTGGATGGGTATCGGGTTCATTATTATGAGGCGGTGACGCCGGACCGGCTGCTGCGGGCGGGGAGCCCGAAGGGCGGGGTGCCGCTGGTGCTGGTGCATGGGCTGGGGTCGCGGGGGGAGGACTGGTCTCCGATGATTCCTACGCTGGCGGCGTCAGGGTTCCATGTGTATGTGCCGGATCTGCTGGGGTATGGGCGGAGCGAGAGGCCGGATGTGGGCTACTCGGTGAGCCTGGAAGAGCAGACGGTTGTGGACTATATGAAGGTGATGGGGGTTCCGCGGGCGGATGTGGCTGGGTGGTCGATGGGTGGGTGGATTGCGATGAAGCTGACGCTGGATCATCCGGAGATGGTGGAGCGGCTGGTGGTATATGACTCGGCTGGGGTTTATTTTCCGCCGACGTTCGATGCCTCGCTGTTTACGCCGACGGATACGCCGGGGCTGATGAAGCTGAGTGCGATGCTGACTCCGCATCCGAAGCCGTTTCCGGGGTTTGTGGCTCGGGCGGCGATACGGAAGCTGCATGGGAGTGGGTGGGTGATCCGGCGGAGTGTTACGGCGATGACCTCGGGTAAGGATCTGCTGGACTTTCGGCTGCATGAGATTCATAAGCCGACGCTGATCGTGTGGGGGAGCGACGATAAGCTGATTCCGCTGAGCGCCGGCGAGGAGATGCATGATCGAATTGCGGGGTCGTCGCTGCTGGTGATTGGGGGGTGCGGGCACCTGGCACCGGGGGAGTGTACTCGTCCGGTGCTGCGGGGGACGCTGGCGTTTCTTCATGCGGACCCGCCGATGCGGGGCGGGCAGCGGGTTGTGCCGGGTGTGGCGGCCCATCCTTAG
- a CDS encoding nitroreductase family protein yields the protein MPKSVKSLSQAIQGRRATPSFDEAPMPEEDLQQILDAGLRAPSGYNMQPWRFIVVQSPEGKKKLRAASYNQAKVEEASAVIVACGDADGWRKDLDLMLQLGREGGMPESYAAQARTSVSGYLSSFTPEQMKLWLTKHVMLAYTSMMLMAEVLGYDTAPMEGFEQEKVHEALRLPLSYTVVALLAIGTLKGVDKFDGGRFEMAHTVFGEEYGRPLK from the coding sequence ATGCCGAAGTCGGTTAAGAGTTTGAGCCAGGCGATCCAGGGCCGGCGAGCTACGCCCAGTTTTGATGAGGCGCCCATGCCGGAGGAGGACCTGCAGCAGATTTTGGATGCAGGGCTGCGAGCGCCGAGCGGCTACAACATGCAGCCGTGGCGGTTCATCGTCGTGCAATCGCCTGAAGGGAAGAAGAAGCTGCGGGCGGCGAGCTATAACCAGGCGAAGGTGGAAGAGGCTTCAGCGGTGATCGTGGCTTGCGGCGACGCGGATGGATGGCGCAAGGATCTGGACCTGATGCTGCAACTGGGGCGCGAGGGCGGGATGCCGGAGAGCTATGCGGCGCAGGCCAGGACCAGTGTTTCGGGGTATCTCTCAAGCTTTACGCCGGAGCAGATGAAGCTTTGGCTGACCAAGCATGTGATGCTGGCGTATACCTCCATGATGCTGATGGCGGAGGTGCTGGGGTACGATACGGCTCCGATGGAAGGGTTCGAGCAGGAGAAGGTGCATGAGGCGCTGCGGCTTCCGCTGAGCTATACGGTGGTGGCGCTGCTGGCGATCGGGACGTTGAAGGGCGTGGATAAGTTCGACGGTGGGCGCTTTGAGATGGCGCATACGGTATTTGGGGAAGAGTACGGACGGCCGCTGAAGTAA
- a CDS encoding TIGR04325 family methyltransferase gives MAPQQGLLRRVRQMQAKAVSRVMLRVAGNGLGRRVVQGLGRSRVVERVMVGYRRGFSSMAEAEACAARLGVGGHTHPDAIRQHLELGESMRPSDGPAVEHLRRLLPEIGRVADVGGSAGNLFYLYSGQVEFPEGLVWTVYDLPETVKVGRSLAFDRRVTGLEFCTDLFGPVEADLMLLSGSLHFLEALPPEIMGGWKRRPKYVLVNRSPVSEEGGVYGLQDQWTWMTAAKVLNRGDLVGGMGAAGYELVDEWGAAELRLMLPMRPQSSAAGYSGFLFRLR, from the coding sequence ATGGCACCACAGCAGGGATTGCTGCGACGGGTACGGCAGATGCAGGCGAAGGCTGTGTCACGGGTCATGCTGCGGGTGGCTGGGAATGGGCTTGGGCGGCGGGTGGTGCAGGGGCTGGGGCGGTCGCGGGTGGTGGAGCGGGTGATGGTGGGGTATCGGCGAGGGTTTTCGTCGATGGCTGAGGCTGAGGCTTGCGCGGCACGGCTGGGGGTGGGTGGGCATACGCATCCGGATGCGATTCGGCAGCACTTGGAGCTGGGAGAGTCGATGCGGCCGAGCGATGGGCCGGCGGTGGAGCATCTGCGGCGGCTGCTGCCGGAGATTGGGCGGGTGGCGGATGTTGGGGGGAGTGCGGGGAATCTTTTCTATCTTTATTCCGGGCAGGTGGAGTTTCCGGAGGGGCTGGTGTGGACGGTTTATGACCTGCCGGAGACGGTGAAGGTGGGGCGGAGTTTGGCGTTCGACCGACGGGTCACGGGGCTGGAGTTTTGTACGGATTTGTTTGGCCCGGTGGAGGCAGATTTGATGCTGCTTTCGGGGTCGCTGCACTTTCTGGAGGCTTTGCCGCCGGAGATTATGGGGGGGTGGAAGAGGCGGCCGAAGTATGTGCTTGTGAACCGGTCGCCGGTGTCGGAGGAGGGTGGGGTTTATGGGTTGCAGGATCAGTGGACCTGGATGACGGCGGCTAAGGTGTTAAATCGGGGGGATTTGGTTGGGGGGATGGGGGCGGCCGGGTACGAGCTTGTGGATGAGTGGGGGGCGGCGGAGTTGCGGTTGATGTTGCCGATGAGGCCGCAGAGTTCGGCTGCGGGGTATTCGGGTTTTTTGTTTCGGTTGCGGTAG
- a CDS encoding elongation factor P, whose protein sequence is MAALLEAINIKRKFMFEYENAPYACLDSDISSPTARGGQTLVRLKMRNLLTNAVFEKTFKAGDKFKEPDLVLVPASYLYSDGEGSHFLDQESFETLTLNKDMMGNALDFLIEGAMLQLHKYNGNPIGLQLPIFVELDIAHTEPAVRGDSSSGSVTKFAKLETGLEIKVPLFIKEGEKVKVTTETGEFSGRA, encoded by the coding sequence ATGGCCGCACTCCTTGAAGCAATCAACATCAAGCGCAAGTTCATGTTCGAGTACGAGAACGCCCCTTACGCCTGCCTTGACTCCGACATCAGCTCCCCCACCGCCCGCGGCGGTCAGACCCTCGTCCGCCTCAAGATGCGCAATCTCCTCACCAACGCCGTCTTCGAAAAAACCTTCAAGGCCGGCGACAAGTTCAAGGAGCCAGACCTCGTCCTCGTCCCCGCCTCCTACCTCTACTCCGACGGAGAAGGCTCCCACTTCCTCGACCAGGAATCCTTCGAGACCCTCACCCTCAACAAGGACATGATGGGCAACGCACTCGACTTCCTCATCGAAGGAGCCATGCTCCAGCTCCACAAGTACAACGGCAACCCCATCGGCCTGCAGCTCCCCATCTTCGTAGAGCTGGACATAGCCCACACCGAACCCGCAGTCCGCGGCGACTCCTCCAGCGGCAGCGTCACCAAGTTCGCCAAGCTGGAAACCGGCCTCGAAATCAAGGTCCCACTCTTCATCAAAGAGGGAGAAAAAGTAAAGGTAACCACCGAAACCGGCGAATTCTCCGGCCGCGCCTAA
- the uvrA gene encoding excinuclease ABC subunit UvrA: MSLTPVSPEIAPKPARTFKGITHITVRGARQHNLKNVSVSIPRNTLTVVTGLSGSGKSSLAFDTIYAEGQRRYVETLSAYARQFLDQMERPDVDAIDGLSPAISIEQKTTSRSPRSTVGTITEIYDYLRLLYASVGQPHCPNCARPISRQSAEQIVERIAALNPGERITVMAPIVRGRKGEFREELEALDQQGFRARIDGEMTELTEGMRLEKRKNHTIEAIVDRIILKPLPATPPGAPGPDSGTWVSTDAPNVNATLAGVPPTPKYDTKRLEASVQKALSMANGLVLIGLQDPHTRQVEETLYSSSMACPDCGINVPRLEPRSFSFNSNYGACPECHGLGSIYDFDPAKTITDWSKPLLDGAMGPGSGSQYLLRLIKLAADKYKINLKQPFQALTEPHRNLLLYGPPVGESSRTGFHGIFAYLRSNLEETKSEGYREYMMQYMSATVCPRCKGRRLRPESLAVTVPMTLGTTPGAQQSKSDTNLGAPRPDSGTWDGVAPTSNGAHPVSIADFTALSLERALTAARTMHFSGRERIIADRLQREIIERLEFLNAVGLGYLSLERSAATLSGGEGQRIRLATQIGSRLRGVLYVLDEPSIGLHQRDNQRLIAALEALRDLGNTVLVVEHDEDTMRKADYLLDIGPAAGKNGGHIMASGTPQEVMDNPASITGQYLAGKIPIVTRPARIITAEDGTTTEDMSPRPLTGRWITVEDARSHNLRNVTAHFPIGVMTVVTGVSGSGKSSLVNDILYRALAKELYGSREEPGQHGKVIGIDQLDKVIQIDQSPIGRTPRSNPATYTGVFTAIRDLFAMLPESRERGYKPGRFSFNVQGGRCEACQGEGQRRIEMNFLPDVYVLCEVCNGRRYNQETLAVKFNGYSIADLLELSIADAVPILKDIPNVAIKLQTLVDVGLGYIHLGQSATTLSGGEAQRMKLARELSKRQTGRTLYLLDEPTTGLHFDDVRRLLDVLHRLTDLGNTVIIIEHNLDIIRNADYLLDLGPEGGEFGGTIVGHGTPEQLATVQASHTAHFLRQHLPANTKLNPNPNAGPQPESIRAEADRLKDPKKKFIAPEKKMGVPTASKTKPAEKKEKPAKKAAKKKATK; this comes from the coding sequence ATGAGCCTTACTCCAGTCTCACCAGAAATCGCCCCCAAGCCGGCCCGCACGTTCAAAGGCATCACTCACATCACCGTGCGCGGAGCCCGCCAGCACAACCTCAAAAACGTCTCCGTCTCCATCCCCCGCAACACCCTGACGGTCGTCACCGGCCTCTCCGGCTCCGGCAAGTCCTCCCTCGCCTTCGACACCATCTACGCCGAAGGCCAGCGCCGCTACGTCGAAACCCTGTCGGCCTACGCCCGCCAGTTCCTCGACCAGATGGAACGCCCCGACGTAGACGCCATCGACGGCCTCTCCCCCGCCATCTCCATCGAGCAGAAAACCACCTCACGCTCCCCCCGCTCCACCGTCGGCACCATCACCGAGATCTACGACTACCTCCGCCTCCTCTACGCCTCCGTAGGCCAACCGCACTGCCCCAACTGCGCCCGCCCCATCTCCCGCCAGTCAGCCGAGCAGATCGTCGAACGCATCGCCGCCCTCAACCCCGGCGAGCGCATCACCGTCATGGCCCCCATCGTCCGCGGCCGTAAAGGCGAGTTCCGCGAGGAACTCGAAGCCCTGGACCAGCAAGGCTTCCGCGCCCGCATCGACGGCGAAATGACCGAGCTCACCGAGGGCATGCGCCTCGAAAAGCGCAAAAACCACACCATCGAAGCCATCGTAGACCGCATCATCCTCAAACCTCTCCCAGCGACACCGCCGGGTGCCCCAGGTCCCGATTCTGGGACCTGGGTTTCCACCGACGCCCCCAACGTCAACGCCACCCTGGCCGGCGTCCCTCCCACCCCCAAATACGACACCAAGCGCCTGGAAGCCAGCGTCCAAAAAGCCCTCAGCATGGCAAACGGCCTCGTCTTAATAGGCCTGCAAGACCCTCACACAAGACAGGTCGAAGAAACCCTCTACTCCTCCTCCATGGCCTGCCCGGACTGCGGCATCAACGTCCCCCGCCTCGAGCCCCGCAGCTTTTCCTTCAACTCCAACTACGGCGCATGCCCCGAGTGCCACGGCCTCGGCAGCATCTATGACTTCGACCCCGCCAAGACCATCACCGACTGGTCCAAGCCCCTGCTCGACGGAGCCATGGGCCCCGGCTCCGGCTCCCAGTACCTCCTCCGCCTCATCAAGCTCGCTGCAGACAAATACAAGATCAACCTCAAGCAGCCCTTCCAGGCCCTCACCGAGCCTCATCGCAACCTCCTCCTCTACGGCCCACCCGTCGGCGAGTCCTCCCGCACCGGCTTCCACGGCATCTTCGCCTACCTCCGCTCCAACCTCGAAGAGACCAAGTCCGAAGGCTACCGCGAGTACATGATGCAGTACATGTCCGCGACCGTCTGCCCCCGCTGCAAAGGCCGCCGCCTCCGTCCCGAATCCCTCGCCGTAACCGTCCCCATGACCCTGGGCACAACTCCGGGTGCCCAACAATCCAAATCAGACACAAATCTGGGTGCCCCACGTCCCGATTCTGGGACGTGGGATGGAGTAGCACCTACCTCCAACGGAGCCCACCCCGTCTCCATAGCCGACTTCACCGCCCTCTCCCTGGAACGAGCCCTCACCGCCGCCCGCACCATGCACTTCTCCGGCCGAGAGCGCATCATCGCCGACCGCCTCCAGCGCGAGATCATAGAGCGCCTCGAATTCCTCAACGCAGTAGGCCTGGGCTACCTGTCCCTGGAGCGCAGCGCCGCAACCCTCTCCGGAGGCGAAGGCCAGCGCATCCGCCTCGCCACCCAGATCGGCTCCCGCCTCCGCGGCGTCCTCTACGTCCTCGACGAACCCAGCATCGGCCTCCACCAGCGAGACAACCAGCGCCTCATAGCCGCATTAGAAGCCTTGCGCGATCTAGGCAACACCGTCCTGGTCGTAGAGCACGACGAAGACACCATGCGCAAGGCAGACTATCTCCTGGACATAGGCCCCGCAGCCGGAAAAAACGGCGGCCACATCATGGCCAGCGGAACCCCGCAAGAGGTCATGGACAATCCCGCGTCCATCACCGGCCAATATTTAGCCGGCAAGATCCCCATCGTCACCCGCCCCGCCAGAATCATCACAGCGGAAGACGGAACGACCACCGAAGACATGAGCCCACGCCCCCTGACAGGCCGCTGGATCACCGTAGAAGATGCCCGCTCGCACAACCTCCGCAACGTCACCGCCCACTTTCCCATCGGCGTCATGACCGTCGTCACCGGAGTCAGCGGCTCCGGAAAATCCTCCCTCGTCAACGACATCCTCTACCGCGCCCTCGCCAAGGAACTCTACGGCTCCCGCGAAGAACCCGGCCAACACGGCAAGGTCATCGGCATCGACCAGCTCGACAAGGTCATCCAGATCGACCAGTCCCCCATCGGCCGCACCCCCCGCTCCAACCCCGCAACCTACACAGGCGTCTTCACCGCCATCCGCGACCTCTTCGCCATGCTCCCCGAGTCACGCGAGCGCGGCTACAAGCCCGGCCGTTTCTCCTTCAACGTCCAGGGCGGACGCTGCGAGGCATGCCAGGGCGAAGGCCAGCGCCGCATCGAGATGAACTTCCTCCCGGACGTCTACGTCCTCTGCGAGGTATGTAACGGTCGCCGTTACAATCAGGAAACCCTCGCCGTAAAATTCAACGGCTACAGCATCGCTGACCTCTTGGAACTCAGCATCGCCGACGCAGTCCCCATCCTCAAAGACATCCCCAACGTAGCCATCAAGCTCCAGACCCTCGTCGACGTAGGCCTCGGCTACATCCATCTAGGCCAGTCCGCCACCACCCTCTCCGGCGGTGAAGCCCAGCGCATGAAGCTCGCCCGCGAGCTCTCCAAGCGCCAGACAGGCCGCACCCTCTACCTCCTCGACGAGCCCACCACAGGCCTCCACTTCGACGACGTAAGAAGACTCCTGGACGTGTTGCATCGCTTGACCGATCTCGGCAACACCGTCATCATCATCGAGCACAATCTCGACATCATCCGCAACGCCGACTATCTCCTCGACCTGGGCCCAGAAGGCGGCGAGTTCGGCGGCACCATCGTAGGCCACGGCACCCCGGAGCAGCTAGCCACCGTCCAGGCCTCCCACACCGCCCACTTCCTCCGCCAGCACCTCCCCGCCAACACGAAGCTCAACCCAAACCCCAACGCCGGCCCCCAACCCGAAAGCATCCGCGCCGAAGCCGATCGCCTGAAAGACCCCAAAAAGAAATTCATAGCCCCAGAGAAAAAGATGGGCGTCCCCACCGCAAGCAAAACAAAACCAGCCGAAAAGAAAGAAAAGCCCGCTAAGAAAGCCGCAAAGAAGAAAGCCACAAAGTAG